One window of the Candidatus Neomarinimicrobiota bacterium genome contains the following:
- a CDS encoding segregation/condensation protein A, which produces MYKVQLSQFEGPLDLLLYFIRRDEIDIYDIPIAQITAEYLQIIEDLKSMNLSVAGEFILMAATLMRIKSKMLIPRTELDDQGEPIDPRTELVKQLLEYQRFKDVSTDLSMQWHEQSYRHERTTVQDIEGMDDPGVYLRKVNLFDLAQYFKEAMDRRPVITSYEMHREPVSLDDKKYFILKSFDGDGILRFKYLLSKCEDKIEVIVTFLAILDLMRLFEVVVYQNELFDDMEIHRLEKN; this is translated from the coding sequence ATGTATAAAGTTCAACTCAGTCAATTTGAAGGGCCATTGGACTTATTGCTATATTTTATTCGTCGTGATGAAATTGATATTTATGATATCCCCATTGCCCAAATTACTGCGGAATATTTGCAAATTATTGAAGATTTGAAATCAATGAATCTTTCAGTTGCCGGTGAATTCATTCTAATGGCTGCTACGCTAATGCGTATAAAATCTAAAATGTTGATTCCACGCACTGAATTGGATGATCAAGGTGAACCAATTGATCCAAGAACAGAGTTGGTGAAACAGTTATTGGAATATCAACGCTTTAAGGATGTGTCAACAGATTTATCGATGCAATGGCATGAGCAAAGTTATCGCCATGAGCGGACAACTGTTCAAGATATAGAAGGAATGGATGATCCAGGCGTTTATTTGCGCAAAGTAAATCTTTTTGATTTGGCTCAATATTTTAAAGAAGCTATGGACAGAAGGCCTGTGATCACCTCGTATGAAATGCACAGAGAACCGGTCAGTTTGGATGACAAAAAATATTTTATCCTTAAATCTTTTGATGGGGACGGTATTTTAAGATTCAAATATTTATTATCAAAATGTGAAGATAAAATAGAAGTTATTGTTACTTTTTTAGCCATCCTCGATCTTATGAGGTTGTTTGAAGTTGTTGTTTATCAAAATGAGTTATTTGATGATATGGAAATTCATCGACTCGAAAAAAATTAA